In Mesorhizobium sp. J428, the genomic window AGCCGGTCAAGCTGGCGATCGGCGCATTCGCCGGCGGGGCGGCGATCATCCTGCCCGTCGGCGTGGCGCTCGGTCTTGTCGCGACCGGCATAGCGGCGATCGGCGTGCCGGTGGCCGCGACCGCTGCCGGCATCGCGCTGCTGACGGCCGGCATCGTCGCGTTCTGGCCTGAGATCAACGCGGCGGCGACCGCCATCACCACCTTCCTGACGGGCGCGTGGGCGTCGTTCGAGGCCGGATGGGATTCGATCGTCGGCAAGGTCGCGACGGCAAAGGCGGCCGTGACGCAATTCGCGGTCGACATCGCCAGCGCGTTTGCTGCTCTGCCTGGGGAGATGCTGGCGATCGGCGGGCAGATCATCGACGGACTGTGGCAGGGACTCCAGTCGAAGTGGGCTGGCGTGAAAAACTGGCTCTCAGGCATCGCCAACTACATCCCGAACATCTTTCGGGAGGCGACGGAGACGCATTCTCCCTCCCAGGTGATGCACGACATCGGCGTCGATATCATGCAGGGCCTGCAGAACGGTCTCAGCAGCATGACGGGCGGCGTGACCGGGACCGTGAGCAGCATCGCCGATCAGGTGACGGGCCTGTTCGAGAACATCGCCGATTCGATCGGTCAGGCCATCGCGAGCACGAAGAGCTGGAAGGACGTCGCGCTGGATGCGCTCAAGGCCGTCGGCAACATGCTGATGTCGCAGATAAGCGCGGGAGGCGGGCTCGGCGGGATATTCGGCAAGCTGCTGAAGGGGATCTTCGGCGGCTTCTTCGCCGACGGCGGCACGCTGCGGCAGGGACAGATCGGTGTCGTCGGCGAGGCCGGGCCGGAGATCATCTCGGCTGGATCGACGCCAGTCGTCGTGACGCCTACGGACGACCTGCGGGCGCCGCGCGCGGGCCGTGCCGGCCCGGCGTCGGTCAGCAATGTCGCGACGATCAATCAGGCGTTCCATCTCGACGGTGCGATCTCGCCCAGCGACGTGCTGGCCATGGTGGCGCAGGGCTCGGCAGCGGCGGTCGCCGAAATCAAGCGCCAGCTGCCCGACATGCAGTTCAAGACCCAGATGTTCGGTCGGGCCTATTGATGACGACCATCTACAACTTCCCGCCGATCGTGCCGCGTGACATCAAGGTCTATGCGCTCACGTCGCGCTTCGCGCCCGGCATTTCCCGATCGGGCAAGACCAACGGCATTCCGGAGCCGAACGGGCGCTGGGCCATGGACCTGGCCTGGGCGCGGCTGAAGAACGCAAGCGGCTCGCTCTGGTATGCGTGGTTTGTCGATGCGCTGCAGGGCGGGGCCGCCGTGTTCCAGGTCAATCTCTGGCGTCACGTCGAAACGGTGACGCCGGAGGCGCTCGGCCTGACCGATCTCACGGCGTTGCCATGGTCGAGCGGCGCGGCGTCGCCGACATTCTCCGATGGGACGGGATTTGCGTTCCAGCCGACCGCGACCGTGACTGCCGTCGCGCTCGCTGGCACGGCCCGTGTGAGCGTCGACACCGGAGACTATGGCCAGGTGCTGAAGCCCGGTCACCTGATCGGCTTCGGCGACGGGGTCAACCGTGTGATGGACATCGAATGGACGGGCAGCGTGGCGGATATCACGCTTCGGCTGCCGCTGCGGTCCTCGCTCGCGCCGGACGACCCGATGCGTTTCTGGCCGCGCATGCTGGTGCAGGCGGCACCCTCAAGCGTGGACACGTTCCGCGCGCTGCATGATTTCGGGCAGTTCACCAGGCCGGGCGCGATCACGTTCGAGGAGTATGAGGCGTGAGCTTCTACGACGATTTGCGCGCGGCGCTGGATGCGGGCGGCGAAATCATGTGCCGGCGCGCGTGGCGGTTCGACATCGACGGCTATGCGCTGCAGCTCTGGGAGGGCAACGGCAAGGCCTATACCGGCAGCGGGGAAAGCGAACTGGTGTGGGCCGGCACGATGAAAGGGCAGCAGAACTTTCTGGCAGCGCCGCGCCTGACAGACGGGCGCTCCGGCCAGTCGCCTGCCTACGAGTTCCGTCTCGGCTATGTCGACCATGCGACCTATGCGGCGGTCAAGGCCGAACAGTCGCGGGCGATCGGTCGCCAGCTGATCTGTTACCGGCTCTACTTCAGGCCGAACGAGGGATCACGATCGTTTTCGACGCCGCTCGTGATCGGCAGCCTGACCATGACCGGCGTCGGCTTCTCGGAACAGCGACGGCGCGAGGGCGCCGGCTATGTCGTCGACTATTCGGTCAGCGTGATGGCGCGCGACGGCAATGCGGGGCTGACCGACACAGCTTTCGCCTACGTGACGGACACCGACCAGAATGCGCGCTCGGCCCTGAAGGGCGTCGTGCCGGATCGATATGCGAGGTTCACGCCGCGCATGCAGAACCGCGAGATCAAGGTGTGACGATGGATGTCGAGACCGCCATCGCCGCCACGCTCGAGCGCTGGAAACGGGAGAGCGGAGATCCCGGCACAAGCGACTGCGCGATGTCGGTTGCGGGCTATGTCGAATTGCTGACGGGCCTCGATCCTGCGCTGCCGTGGCGCGGTCGTTATCGGACGGCGCGGGGCATGGTGCGCCTGACCCGGTCGGCCGGCGGTCTCCACATGATCCTGCGGGCGGGCCTGCCGCCCTGCGGTGCCCGGATTGTTGCGGATTCTCGTCGCGGTGATGTGGTGGTGTGCCGCCCTGACGGAACGGTCGACAACGAGACGGCCGGACTTCACCTGGGCGATTTCACCGCCTTCAGGATGGCGGCCGGGTTCGCCCTGCGGCGCTTGCCGATCTTCGAGGCCTGGCGGGTGACGGGGGAGGGGGCACGATGCGGCTGAAGCTGCTGGCTGCCACGCTGCTGCTGTCGACGGCCCTGACATCGCCGGCACAGGCGATGCCCTTCATACCTGCCTTCATCGCAGGCGGGGCCGCGGCATTCGGACTGGGCACCGCGGCGGGCGCCGCAGCGGGCGCCTATGCCGGCGCGGCTCTGCTGGGCTTCCAGGTGGCGGGATTCCTGACCGGGCCGGTTGGCGGACTGCTGCTGTCGACGGCGCTGCAGTTCGGCATCAATGCGCTGACCCCGAAGCCCAAGGCTGAGGGCATGCAGGGGAATGTCAACTCGGCCATCCCGGTGCGGACGCTGCATTTCGGGCCGCTGCTGATCGGCGGCAGCCTGATCTTCGCCGAGGCCATTGAAGGGCGGATCTATTACGCGATCCATCACGGCGACTGCGAGTCGGAGCTGATCGCGGACTGGTTCAACGACCTCGAGCTGACGTTCAACGGCGGCGGCTACGTCAACAATCCGGAATTCGTCTACAAGGGCGACGCCTACTACACCTTGGAGCGCCATGACGGGGCGCCTGGCGCTGTCGTGTCACCCATGCTGTCGACACGGTTTCCGGAGTGGGACGAGGACCATGTCGGCGAAGGCTGCTGCTACACGGTAATTTTCGTCGGCGCGATGAACAACCCCAAGGCAGCGGCAAAGCTGCGCCGCAGCCAGGGTCCGCTGGGTCTCGGCGTGCCAGCCTATTTCCGCGAAGCCTACTGGGGCAAGGTCTACGATCCGCGGCTCGACAGCACGAATGGGGGTGACGGTCCGCAGCGCGCGGACGATCCGACGACCTGGGCCTATAATGACAATTGGGCGCTGGTGATATCGACCTATCGCATCCATCCGGACGGATGGGCGAAGCCGCCATCGTCGGTCAACTGGGCCCGGATCGCGGAACAAGCCGACATCTGCGACGTCGAGGTCACCGGGCGCGGCGGCTATGTGCAGAAACGCTACGCAGTCGCCACCTCGATCGCCTTTACCGAAGTGCACCGCGACGTCGAAAAGCGCCTCCTCGAGGCGGCCGACGGCATGCGCTTCACCGATTCGGAGGGGCGCTGGTTCGTCCGCTGCGGTTACTGGGAAGCGCCGACAATCACGCTGACCAGCGACGACATCTACAGCCTCGACTGCGCGCCGTCTGGCAACGGCGAGAGCGAGCACAATGTGTTCGTGGCGCTCTATACCGACACGCGGCTCGGCTACAAGACGACCACGTCCTCGGCCTGGAAGCATCCCGATCATACTGGCCCGGGGATCTACGAGCGCCGGGCGCCGGCCGTCGAGATCCCGGAGGCGCCAAACCACAACCAGGCCGTTCGCGTGGCGAAGGCGGTCGGCTGTCGCACGCGGTCGTCGACCCGCCTTGCCATCACCGCCGGCCTGCGCGCGGCCGAGCTGCGCGAGCATCGTTTCGTGACGATCGCGATCGACGACGAGACGTTCGACGGCGACTACGAGATCATGTCCTACGACGAAACTGAGGACGGGTTGCTGTTTCCGTTGCAGCTGGTGCGCAGTGGTTCCGGCAACTGGACGCTGGAGCCGGGCGAGGAAGGGCCTCTGCCGAGCTACGACAATACGATCGGCGTCGCGGTGACCGTGCCCGAGCCGACATCGTTCAACGTGGTCGCAGAGACAGTCGGCGCCTCGGTGCGCCTGAGGGCGACATTCGATCCACCGGCGCTGGGAGCCAGCGACGTGGTCGTCGAATATCGGCCGGACGCCGGCGGGCCCTGGCTGGAGATGGTGTCGAACTCTTCGCTCGGCTACGCCCTTTCCGACTTCGTGACGGATGGCGTCGACTATCGCGCGCGCGCCTATGCCGAGGATTCGACCGGCGCCACCTCGGCCAATGTGCCCGACGATACCGGCCTGCTGGTGACGGCGACGGTGGACCCTGTGGCGCCTGGCGTGCCGGTTGCTTTCTCAGCGACCCCTGACGGTGATGATGTCGATCTGGCCGCCACGGCGTCGAACAGTGCAAATCATCACGCAATACGGTTCTGGCGCGCTGAGGGAGCCGAGACCTTCGCCGATGCTGTGGATGTATCAGGGGCAATCTACGGGCCGCCAAACGGCTCTGTTGCCGCCACCGACACTGATCCGGGCGATGGCGCGTGGCAGTTCTGGGCAACAGCCGAGAACGCGTCTCAGGTTCAGTCGGCGCCGACCAGCCCCGCGCTGCTCATGTTCAACCTGGAAACGGAAACCGAGGACCTGCTCGACCGCATGTCGGCGCTGCCGGTCAATGCCGGCATCGTGGCGATCGACGCGTTCATCGCGTCGCTGATCGCGGCCGGAACATGGGCAAAGCGAGATGTGCTCTATGTGCCGATCCACAATACGATCGACTCGCTGCTGAACTGGAAGGGTGCCAGCTACCCGCTCACAAACCACAACGCTGTAGCTCTCGATCCCTGGGGCGCATTCCAACCGAATGGAACGACCAGCTATCTCTCGACCAGCTATGCGCCAGGTTCGAGTGCGGGTGTCGCCTTGCAGAATGACAATCATATGATGGCGCTGAGTCTTACCGACACGGCCTCAAACAACGTGATTGTCGGTAACGACAACATGTCGATCGTCCCGCGCATCCCGTCCAACGTGATTGGCGTTCGAACATGTCGGCGACATCGAACGCGACGGCAGCGAACACCAACGGCGCCTGCCTTGTGACGACCAGCCGCTCGGGCTCAACGAGTTTCGAACTCTACAAGGACGGCTCATCAGCCGGCACCATGACGCGCACGAGCTCGGCGGCGTCCGCCAACGGGCTGTTTATCGGGGGGGCGCAATGTCGGCGGCGTCTTGACGACGCCCAGCAGCCGAGAAGTCGGCTTCGTGTCGGCAGGGTCCAACCTTTCGTCCAGCGACGTCGCAGCGGATGCGGCTGCCTTGGCCGTGTTCCGCGCCGCCGTCGCGGGCCTCTGATCTCTCGCAACCACAACCTTCGAGGACCGCCGATGGCCGTGACTAGGACACCGCGTCAAGTGCTGATGGGCAATCCGCCGCGCGACGACTACGAGCCCGACAAGATCGAGCACTATACGCTGCTCGACGAGATGCTTGAGCAAATCGGCGAGGCGATCGACAGGGTCGATGTGACCGAGGATAACTTCGAAGCGCTCGGAACTCGCGTCACCGCAACTGAGGGCAACATCAACAGCCTTGGCGGCAGGGTAACGCAAGCGGAGGCGGATATCGATGCGCTGACGGCATCGGTGGTGACAGGGCAGAAGCCGTTGATCTCGTCTGTCCGGCTGCTCGTCACCACCGACGTGAGTGTCGCCACTGGCATGGAAGCCGGAGATTTGTTCGACGGCGAGGTGCTGGTGGCGGGCTGGCGCATCGCCAAGTGCTACAACGGCGCGACCGGCCATTCCTCCAACGGCATCTACGTCGTTCCGGCCTCCGGCGCCGCGACGCGCGCCACCGACGCGGACAGCGATGCCGAGCTGCGCAACGGCGCCTTCTATGTCGACGCCGGCACCCATGCCGGCGAGCTGTGGGCGGTGAAGAACCCGACGGCCATCACGGTGGGCTCGACGGCCATCGTGATCGAGAAGGCCCGCGCCGCATCGGGCGTGGAGGGCGATGTCGCCGCGCTCGAGGAAAGGGTGCTCGATATCGGTCACCAGAGCGGCGCGACGACGAAGGCGGCGACGAAGGTCATTGGTCTCGACGGGACACCGGCCGACGGCACGGCCTCCACCGATGCGGTCTATGTTTTTTCCGACATTTGCGGCGGCGACGGGTTCATCACCGAGGTCTGGGCCTATGGCAAGGGCGCCGGCTCGTTGGAACTTCGGCTCTATTCCGGTGATGCGCCTTCGGCGGAGTCCGGCGTGTCGACGCTGCACAGGGAGTTCACGCAGACCCTGCCACTGGCATCCGGCCTCAACACCTGGTCGTCGGCCGATGGCGACTTCGCGCCGATCCCGGTGCGCAAGACCGATCGCGTCGCCTTCTATGCCGGCACGCTGCTTGCCTATGAGGCCTCGGCATCTGGGGACGGCGGCGGATACCATCCGCTGCTGGGCGCGAACATCTCGCTCGACGATCCTGCGCTGTCCGCCGGGGTCTTCGATGCCAGGCTCCAGTTCGGCTGCCGGGTGGATTATCCGGTCGAACGGATCGAGGCGTCGCCGCCATGGGCTGTTCGCCCCGGCTTCGAAGTGGTGCTCGACAAAGATTGGAACCACGCGGTCGACTACGGCCAGTCCAACAACATCGGCACCGACACGGCCGCGGTGTCGACGACACCCTCGGTGCGGCATTACACGTTCAACATCGGGCCGAAGATGACCAAGCCTGGCATCTCCGGGGCCAGCGGCGTGACGGCGGACGACGGTGCCATCAAGCTGCTGGTCGAGGACAATGCCAAGCCGCAAGAGGCCAATCCCTACGGCGAGACCTCCTGCTTCACCTTCGCGAGCCAGTTCACCAAAAGGGCTCAGAAGGCATCCACGGCCGTTCCGACATGGTTCGCCTCCGCGGCGGGACGAGCCGGCACGGCTTTGTCCGGCGGGGTCTCGCCACTCAACGGCATCGACAAGCTGCAGCCGAACAGCGTCTGGTATCCCAACCTCGTCTATCACGTCGAGGCGGCGAAGCGGGAGGCCGGGCAAATCGGCCGCTCCTACCAGGTGGCGTTCGTCGGCTTCGACGGACTTGAGACAGACCAGCTCAACGGCGCCAGCTATGCCCTGGTCAAATCGCGACTGGCGTCGCTGCTCGACAACTTCCGCGCCGACGCGATGTGCAAGGCAGGGCAGGACCGGAGACCGATCTGGCTGGCAACCACGCCCATGTATGGCGCGACGGTCGCGAGCGGAGCGATCCAGGCGCTGATGGACGCCTGCGAGGCAAGGCGGGATATCCATTTCGTCTGTCCGGGATACCGGCTCCCGTTCGTCAACTCGTTCCACTATTCGGCGCAGGGCCAGATGCTCAAGGGCGCCTACAGGGCGCGCGCTGCGTTCCAATATGCGCAAGGTCTGATCCCCGACCGGTGCTGGTGGCGGACGGTGCGATATACCGGCACGACGGTCACGGCGGTGCTGTCGCATCCCGGCACGGCGCTGCTGTCTTTCGCGACTGCCCATTCCACCATCGCTTCAACGATCGGCGCGACGGCGCAGACCACGGACGGCGGGATCAAGGTCGTCGACGACACCGGCACACTGACCCTGTCCGGCATCACGATCGGCGCGGCGGTATGGAACCCGGTGACGCATCTCTACGACAGCGAGATCTCGATGACGATCAACCGGTCGCTCGGGACGAACCCGAAGTTCCGCTACGCGCGCGACTATCAGGGCGCCAGCCGCGGCGTCACCAGCGGCGCGGACGGGCTGCTCTACGATAATACCGCAGAGACCGTGACCCTGGACGGCGTCACGCATGTCATGGCGCATGCCGCGCCGCCTTGCGAACTCTCCATCATCTCCGCCGCCGACTGACCGCGGCTCACAGACATCAACAGAGGACAGTGCGATGCCGTTGCAGGGCTATAGCAAAGGCCTGGAAGAGATCGGGCGCCTGGCGCCGGCCGAAGGAGATATTCTCCAGAAGAATGGCGGGACGTGGGCCGCTCGCTCCCCTACGGCGCTGCCAGTGTCGGATGCGGCCGAAGCGGAAATGCGGCGGCTGGAGGGCACGAGGGCCGTCGACGTGCCGTTCTATGCCGACGGGAAGCTCGTG contains:
- a CDS encoding phage tail length tape measure family protein, with translation MIPDLMFDLLARDLTKPAFKSVEDSAARTDSRVKQIGSSIAGLGARVGRGLSGIAAGLTGLGAGAAAMDWLNAWADADKAMASVDQAVTSTGGAAGLTSAALGEMAAKLQGLSVYDDDDILGNVTAPLLTFTKVAGEEFGRAQGLILDMASLLGTDLQSAAMQVGKALNEPVKGIASLSKAGIQFTADQKEMIKAMVEAGNVAGAQNIILDELATQFGGQAERMAASGLGPLEQMKNAWGDFKEEMGAGVALLLPPVTQFLKAVVGGFQALPEPVKLAIGAFAGGAAIILPVGVALGLVATGIAAIGVPVAATAAGIALLTAGIVAFWPEINAAATAITTFLTGAWASFEAGWDSIVGKVATAKAAVTQFAVDIASAFAALPGEMLAIGGQIIDGLWQGLQSKWAGVKNWLSGIANYIPNIFREATETHSPSQVMHDIGVDIMQGLQNGLSSMTGGVTGTVSSIADQVTGLFENIADSIGQAIASTKSWKDVALDALKAVGNMLMSQISAGGGLGGIFGKLLKGIFGGFFADGGTLRQGQIGVVGEAGPEIISAGSTPVVVTPTDDLRAPRAGRAGPASVSNVATINQAFHLDGAISPSDVLAMVAQGSAAAVAEIKRQLPDMQFKTQMFGRAY